TTCATGTTCAGGGATCCGTTCCGCGTGCCTCTTTCTACAACGTCCTCGGCGGCCGATGCGATGACCGTCGAGTCGAATAAATCAGTGTTTCCCTAGTGCGCTCGCATCACCCACACAGAAAGTCTAACGATCGGCACTGAAATGCTTTTTTGAAACAATTCGGCTTTCGCAAGCATTCCGGAATTTGATTTCTGCCACATGCCCCTTCCTTGAAAATTTCGTCCGCTGCGTGACGCTCACCGAGCAAGGCAATCAGGACACGTAGTCCAAAGGCAAGATCGTCGTGTGCTTGATGGTCTCCATCGAGAAGCTGGAGCTGACGTCGAAGATGTCCATCTCGCTGATCAAGCGCTTATAGACGCCGTCGTACGCAGCGATGTGCGGAACGACGACCTTGAGCATGTAGTCGATATTGCCGCTCATCCGGTGAACTTCGACGACCTCGGGAATACCGGCGACGACCTCGCAGAAGCGTTTGAGCCAAGTCGCCGTGTGCTGAGCCGTCTTGATTTCCACGAGCACGGTGACGCCGACGTTGAGCTTCTGCGCGTCCAAGAGAACGACGCGGCGAGAGATGACGCCGTCCTGCTCGAGCTTCTGTATGCGTCGCCAGCACGGGGTCGTCGACAAGTGCACGCGGTCGGCAATCTCCGCAACCGAGAGCGTGCTGTCTTGCTGCAGGACTGACAGAATGGCTTTATCGATGTGGTCGATCACACTTCCTCCGTTCGTGCGCACACTGAATGTCGAGGTGCTTAGATGCCTCGCATTTACCTTGTGCAACGAGCGGAGAAAAGTGACACCGGCAAAGCAAAAGAATTTTCGTCGAGCCGGAACGGCTTCGAGCGGAGGGTTAGCCTTCGGAAGCGACAGCCAGGACTTTCCCGTAGAGCTTGAGGGAAAGCCCCAATCCTTCGGCGAGCTGCCGCAACGCCGCGTCGACGTCATTGAGCGGGAAAACACCGCTCACTTTGCGGGCAAGGGCTGCCTCAGGGAAGCGGATATAGCCCCTGTAGTAGCGCCCAAGCGTCTCGACGACGTCGGGCACGGCACGGTCGAGAACAACCAGCGTCCCGTGAGTCCACGCGAAGATATCGGCGGAGGTTTCTGGCATGCGCGCGATGCGTCCGGACGAGATGGACCAAGCCGAACCGTCGGGCGCATGGATCCGACTGCCCGCGTGTGCCGAGAGCATCGCATCGCCGCCCTGCACCGCCACTACGGTATGAAGCCGCAAGGCGTCGACACTGAGCCGCGCTTCATTTGTCTGAACGATACCGTCGCGGGTCTTCACGATCAACGGCTGACGCTTTGCGGCCGTGCCACGCGCCGCGATTTGGCCGGCAGCAAGATAGATGTTGTCCCGGGTAGCTCCAGACCCGTCTCCGGCCGCATAGACACGCGCCGCCGCACCCAAGGTCATCGGCGTGCCGTCGCTCAACGCGAGCTTCTCCGGTGCGGTACTGCCGTTGTGGTAATCGGCATCGAGCGAGTAGACCTTGACCAGTTCGCGTGTTCCGA
The sequence above is a segment of the Trinickia acidisoli genome. Coding sequences within it:
- a CDS encoding Lrp/AsnC family transcriptional regulator — translated: MIDHIDKAILSVLQQDSTLSVAEIADRVHLSTTPCWRRIQKLEQDGVISRRVVLLDAQKLNVGVTVLVEIKTAQHTATWLKRFCEVVAGIPEVVEVHRMSGNIDYMLKVVVPHIAAYDGVYKRLISEMDIFDVSSSFSMETIKHTTILPLDYVS
- a CDS encoding FecR family protein, which codes for MLFDELTTMNGAAAIHPAAQEAIEWEVRLRGEAVSQRERDQFETWRRADPAHEDAWARLQERLTRLGALRSASSVAVRRALDEPSHARRRMLKAGAGFAALALAGIGTRELVKVYSLDADYHNGSTAPEKLALSDGTPMTLGAAARVYAAGDGSGATRDNIYLAAGQIAARGTAAKRQPLIVKTRDGIVQTNEARLSVDALRLHTVVAVQGGDAMLSAHAGSRIHAPDGSAWSISSGRIARMPETSADIFAWTHGTLVVLDRAVPDVVETLGRYYRGYIRFPEAALARKVSGVFPLNDVDAALRQLAEGLGLSLKLYGKVLAVASEG